Sequence from the Papaver somniferum cultivar HN1 unplaced genomic scaffold, ASM357369v1 unplaced-scaffold_150, whole genome shotgun sequence genome:
gaaatagataggcgagttaaactcggctcgaaataacaaatgtgtgtaatgaaagtttatatatcaaaacgacttttgtctcaagagtaggagatagagtaaatagacttttgagtgacagataagttcaattctccacataccttttagtcgatgaagttccaccagttccttgagtagtccttcgtcttgtatgatgattgccatggagtcttgagttcaactacactttctatcatagtccgagacctttagctataataggctagaaatcaagacttatagttttgatcactaacattgacaaacatgcttgagatagcaatgcatgcgagttcgaccgatcaatgctctaacaaatagccattattgtgagtacacatagctatgtccattgttttttcatctttattttttaggtttatttattaaaattctaaaaaattggtttggaagatgatttttttagtattaatctttatggttttatatattgcaatatgttatgggatatgtgtttgcgtccgtgaactacaTATGTTGTcgaaagttatctcgtttatatgtcaatatgcatgtgttgataaaagaaggaatgaacttttgacaaacaaaagttaagcctattatgtcaattattgatggaagataggttaaaatcttttgttcgcaagaactatgtctattgtatgtcattgtgcaaatagtgatggaaaatagaacgaatccttgtatatgccgcaatattgatcattccctgatccatattttatgtgtatactgcaatgctccataagtttttcttgtgttgagcataagacgattgagttaatcattattttatgatgaacttagtcgtagctccgtaagttctcttatgccgagcatttccaactagattaatcatagattcgtttgtggttattttggttgtgtattccgattaaattaatcatgggttctcttgtgattagtttaaatgAGTTTTTTAGATacagaaaatcatttctttatggtttttggtgtccaataaaattcttcttttcttgtaaaagtaaggtcgttcttgttgttctcttgggaatgacatcaaatgggggagagttcttttgaacttgcgcttaatttccatatctttgtggggagtgcggctgtggaatatttgaggagttatcttgtatctttataaactccatgatgaatgcatttaacttcggctttatgattgcatctaaccaagttggtatgtacttttctttggtcttgaagtgtctctatgaaaattttcattaggatcccgttttcgtacctttgccaattttattgacaaaaagggggagaattaatatgtagttcacactacaaatacatatggttttcagatcattatgtaagggggaatggttttcgtgttgagacgaagtattgactaagggggagagatacatatcaccatagtattgttgtcgaagttatgatatgagaactttgatgttgtgtaataatactatgacactgtataacaatgatcgagagcttttgttttctcattgttatggttacggaacttcaacaactatgatgctgaacttacaacctttggaatcatgagagtacttggaaaagacgaagttttcgagtaacgttgaagcgccaaggagatcaagcatgtggaaaagaagctacaaagtcttatttattttgtaatccatatgtattgatagttttgttactaaaattgacaaagggggagatttttattgcattgctcggtcgaactcacatgcattgctatatcaagcatgtttgtcaatattagtgatcaaaactatatgtcttgatttctagtatacttatgactaagtctcggtctaggatagttaggaatagttgagctccagactccatggcgattatcttgcaaagacgaagaactactcaaggaaccggtggaacttcatccaactaaaaggtatgtggagacttgaactcatcttgtcactcaaaaatctatctaatctatctcctactctcgagacaacagtcgtataagtatgatagttttcatacatacacatttgttatttcgagccgagtttactcgcctatctttttctcgaaatacgtgttggtaagcttttgctttaaccatcttcatctttaccgtgacgaaagtcatgatgacgtttcaatcttgtaAATAGCTTTGGtgatgatagtcgattctttatgtctaacgactgttataacattatagaagaatgtttcaatgatcgatATGTAGAGttaagaatatgtaaccacctatggatgtaagcatttagtgtgttcgcacatttgtgtataaatccatgtgccggaaaccaagtacgtgcatatgtgtgcatgcggtattggttaaggagacaggttgggtatgcgtactcgtacgcatactagcggaagttcacgtccgtgaaattctgccgggtttgaagtttacgaactcaaaaaaccagtcaccttaggtacgtgtacccgtacgcgtaccggcggaactttttcacccgaaaaagtctgttgagtttggaaactaaaaccaactcaaaatctggtagcctaggtacgcatacccgtacgcgtacccaagctggttatttctcaaatcggtagttcatggacttaaaacaataaattataaggaatgcaatctttgcaaaccgtgggtatattgttcatgaattgattcaaatgaatcaatccgattttgtttcaattgtgtctatgtataaagacctaagcaattgaacaactcttgaactagttcttatgagtcatttgaactagttatgagaaagatgaatacggttgatatgaaagaactcatatggataaccattggtcaaccatttgtgaaccaaccaatgtacacgtttaggtacggttactcaaacctaaatgaatacatttcatttgtgtgtgacaagctaagtttcgatctaacggttgaaagatattagcttggataaatcaggtttttcatctaacggtgaatattgaatgctttgttaccaaggtaacctagattgcaaaccctgatttgaaaactatataaggagacgtctaactgtgcaaaactaatccccacacctcctctgtGATACTATTTAGTTTGCtaaagttgattctcctttaatcgtaggtttcttctcgagaccctgtcgattaacgactgaaaaacttcattgggattgtgaagccagacgaaactacttcccttgtagttgagcgatatgatcttgccattttctatcgtacgagttcaattggaataattgacttgagattatatctccgatagggcaagataaaaagaaatcacaaacatcttcgtctcatcgtttgtgattccgcaatatctagtttccctaccatacgatttagattattgtgaggtgattgataatactaggctgttcttcgggaatataagttcggtttatcaattggttcttgttcaccttgatttttatcaaaagacagaacaaaacttttaggtttatctgtaggagacagatttatctatctttgtagacttttctgtgtgatacaaatttgtttattaaagtcttcgactttgggtcgtagcaactcttggttgtgggtgagatcagctaggggaatcaagtgcgtagtatcctgctgggatcagagacgtaaggagcgcaactgtaccttgaatcagtgtgagattgattagggttcaactacaatccagaccgaagttagtttgtagtaggctagtgtctatagcggcttaatatagtgtggtattcaatctggactaggtcccgggttttttctgcatttgcagtttcctcgttaacaaaacttctggtgtctgtgttatttctattccgcattatattttgttatataattgaaatatcacaggttgtgcgtttgtatcgatcaataatgaaatccaacctttggttgtgattggaaattgattgatccttggacattggtctttggtaccgtccaagtttatctctcttgtatttaatcgagactcgcagattgcttgagtaatatttaaatcaagagatagagatataagaactctttgatatacttttctattgattgagtctaactgtcttgttgtttctcataaaagtatattagagttagtccatacagattgctaatcgaaatattgggtgaggttgttagacctccactttttcaaaaacgatcttaagtaatcactcgagatggtatgatcgatacgttgtaattggtgtaactttAAACTAGTtattggggaactgatcctagtaagaggtgcaaccaatcacaagtggggaatcgatccttgtaagaggtgcaacacgtttttagtaattgggggaaccgatcctatggacatgtgcaacaagttcttagtcattgggggaaccgatcctaggaaCATGTGCAACCGTATATAAgcagttaccataagtatgtggggaaccgatcctagtaactagtCAACCAAgctttggtaactagcgtgactatgcacaatactcacatggaggtagaaccgaaacttgttttggtagaaccgtaaaacccatgattgtgatttgataggataatcaattacatagttcttggaaatcagatgaaccaattctaaacttgtttggaagtgtggcaaatcggttccaagattgtaaatatgaaaaaggacttgcaaagtaaggatgtcgacatactttgaatatgtgcagtaactcttatccttaattgttcaaagatattcctaaaTAGCTAAAgcagaatcccggatcgaaataaattgagaatcttttaattaaggttgcttAGCTAaagcagaaaataataattaataatgtgcatttactaattgtagactttctactgagattttggtcaatattggacagtgcatttccaggaattatgaaaaccgaatttgtgtttattgcatatctttgagaatattcggttttggaaattccttggtgtccaaacttcctttgtctataaatattaaagtttgcatttctagcaaactaatcctcagagccagcaaaactacctagttatattgttactggtggagccgcctattcggagaggaaagcaccctaattaggagaaatctcttacgatcgctcggtttaaagaattctttgggattgagaagctctattagtaccgttggtgggaaactagataattgcagtttatttaagttttcgattgatttgattgactaacggttgttgaactttgattgtaacTAGTTTGTTTaggcttgagaatcttctcttctgatataagattcactcaaactagatcgaagtttcaactgggatctttagactgtttgtagatctaaagacgtcttgtgataatccatcgttaacagactcctttctgtgtgtgattgatcagaagagattcaagttatttgtgcgcggtgctgattgaagatctaaggagatttgaagacgaagaacatttctgatttggtttcataatctttggtgtgcacaaaatcttgtttcggctggaaaggtatccaactataatcggtttatctttgtgatagattggattgattagttgagtagatcagcatcaatacacttctttgtgattaacagTATTGATTGCGTAGTccaaacaattacttcggtagttgttaagagatagatctaaggacccgacaaaggagtttattggttaaacagaagagcctttttcaaCGCTTTTCACTTTGTTTGAAaaaagttgttaccgaacatatttgttgttcctttactgtttggaatacgaataaAGGAATTGAAGCCTGCTTATCTGTATAATTTGACACACAATTGCTAATCTGCCAATTTACGTACAAGTGATTTGTATTGCGCAATGCACACACGTACAAACATACAATCCCCCATCAAATCAACTTGTTTTTCTCAGAAGATTACAATCTTTGGAAAGCTACTATATCCATCTACTCACTAATATATAAATGCAAAGCATAATCATCTAATGAGTGTATCACTAATTAATCCCCTTTTCTTTCTAAAAATTAAGGACATGTCTAATGCTCCAATCCAATGAAACTTAGACATAATCTGGTTCTTAAGCATATAAGTACCATCAATGGGTCCAAATTATCCACTAATACTAAGCATTATCCTTCACTTTTTCAAAGCTTTAATATTGAACCATCAtagaattttccatttttaccccACATTTGTTTCCAAAAcaggaaaagtgaaaacaaatccCTTTAGTACCTTAAAAATTATGCCAAGATTATCACATAAACTTGTTTAACTTATCCTAATGCTTTACCCTTTGATTGCGGATTTCATGCATGCTACACTTTAAAAGTTCCCAACTAGCAATCAGATTAAGcataagaaaataaaacgacCAAATGTTGAGATGATGAATAAAGAAAAGGTGATTAGGTCATTTGATTCTTCCTTTAACTAATTTCTCAGTACCATGCGTGTTAAAATTTTGTCACCATTACTTAGTTTCCAATGGAAAATTCAACTGTAAAATCAAAATGTTACGTGAACACTCGTTAGAGAGTGTGACGAACTTGATAAAAAATAAGATAAATTTTTGATCATATTTTCCAAAGTACAAACATGCATATAAACTACGTACACACAATTAAAATCCTACGAAATATCTTAATCTATATCACACCAATTAGTAACACAACTACGCAAACtgattttttctttcctttctaattATACCCTCTCACGAACAAGCAAACCACACACAAAAACAAGCTAAGTTAGTGTTTCTTCCCCAATTATGTATGCTTTTGGGCTTCTCTTTTGGTATTCAAGTTGTGTAATACTGAACAGATCTTTCTAACAATTCATGGTTGTTTCCAGGAATATCTTGTACTCTTGAACCATTTTTGTATATCTTGAAAGTTGGTAATGAGCCACCACTAACCTCTTCTGATTTTGATATATATGGGTGCTCCTCAACATCCACCTGTAATCAACCAATTTTTTCCCTTAATAATAAAGATTAGATGGATGAAAATTCTTAGTGCCAAAAATGATGTTAATAGGCTCGAATGTCAACCCCATAATAATACATGATCAACTTGTATCAGTTTGTCTAAATTTTTATGCAACAAACATTTCTTAATATACTTCTTTTTGATAGATTTAGAATAAAAAAACCAACAATTCTCAACCTAATTACTTGAAACCCGTATTAAATTTTTTTGATGGGTTTCGTAATTTTTGTGTGAAATTTatcattctcaaaaaaaaaaaaaaaaaaaaggttttatcTGCTTATTAATTTAGATGTACGCATTTTGGGTCAATCAAAATCACTATctgtaaaaaatgattaaaatgaAACACTAACCTTGAGAAAATTGACAGAAGGGTATCTCTTAGAGAGTTTCTCCAGAAAATTCAATCCTTGTTTATCATTATGTTTATTGCAAAATAGCACCACTGACATACCTGTCACAACAAAAAAGTTTATGAGGTCTTTGATAATTCCCATCTAAAAGTTGACAAATATTGACTTTGACCTAACTTGACCTACCAGGTGAGGTAACGAAATGTCTGAAACGTTCATGGTTGGTAATGACAATCACGTCAGTACCAAATTTCATGCCCTCAACATCTTCACCACGTTGTTTCTTGAGTTGGACTTGCGCATCAAATAATGCACGGCTCACTTCTTCATCTCCCGGTGTTTCTCTTATCAACTTCTCGTAATCTTGTATTGAAGCTTCCCAACGTTCCAGCTGATGTCcaaaaacaagtcaagtcagtttTACTGAATCCATGTACAATCTGACTTGCAATCGAGTCAGACTTTATAAAATTTTCTCTTACCTTGCCATTGCAATCAGCTCTCCTTAACCTAGCTTTAGTGTAAGATGGTCTTACACTAAGAGCACTCGTACAATCTTCAATAGCTCTTTCAAATTGCCCAAGTTTAGATCGGCAAGTAGCTCGATTGCATAACAAAATTGAGTTGTATGGATCATATTCAAGTCCTTCACTGTATGCAGCACTTGCTTCTGAAAATTTTGATGCCTTGAACAACTCGTTTCCTTGGGATCGGGCTGACGCCACTGCTCGTGCCTTTCTCAGAACCCCATTCACTTCCTTGTTGCTGGAATCAAGTTGGACTGCTTTTCGAGCCAATGCCACGGCATTGTCAAACCTGAATTCATGCAACTTATCTAATCAGTACTACATTTTTCATGGATTgctcaaattaaaaaaaataaataaatgggtACTAACCTGCCGGAGGCCAAGTCAACTTGTGCTCGTACTTGTAATAATTGCGCATTGGCAGAGGGACCGAAGAATTCCGTACAGGCATCCACGTCAAAAGCTGGTGCTTTCATTAGCAAAGCGTCTGCCTCTTCATGTTTGCTGAGTTTTAACAAGGCTTGGGCTTGTAGAGCGAAAATCTTTAACATAAGAAATGAAAAATTGACGCATAAATATTTGCATTATGCAAGCAAAAATTCAGATATTAAAACTTTAAGTTTCTGATATTTTGTGGTATATACCTGTGGGGCTGAATCTGCACAAGACGATATCGCGAACCGGGTTCTTTGTAGAACTGCGTTccaatctttttgtttctttgCTTCATTGCAATATTTGAGATGAGTTTGAAGACTTTGCGCTTGATTAATCTCACTTGATTTGGCTTCTTTTCCTGAATTCTTAAAATGGTGCAGAGCGGTCTCGGCGTCTCCCAATCTGCAATACGATTAGTCATTAAAATTCTAGAAATTTCGGTGCAAGTCATTTGAGTAATCTGAAAAGTACCTGAGATAGAGTGTTGCTAATCTGTGATGAGCTCTGTGATAAGAAGGGTCAATTCTAATAGCTTCTTTACACTCAACCGCTGCATCAAGAATCCGGCCTAAACCCGTCAATGCAGCGCTTTTGTTACTCCGGTAAGACGCTTTCTCCGGGTTCATGGCAATTGCTCGGTCATACAAAGCTAAAGCCTCAACAAATTTCCCTTTCTTATACTCTTCGTTACCCATTTCCTTCAATGCCCCAGAATCATACCTACTGGTTGACAAAGCTCGACATAAATTCGGACCTGACGGAGACGATTGTTGATCTTTCTGATAACTACTACTCTTATTGTTATTCCTAACTATGTTACCCATTACGCTATTCCCTGTTGAATTCGAACCATTCGCATTTGAGTTTTTGGCTCCTGGCTGTCTCAGATTACCCAAATGACCATGAAGCATTACATTACTCGATGAAGCTCTAACAAGTCCACCAGCTGCGGCTTTCGAACGCTGATGAtcgataatcatcaaatcaagcTCGCCGGACAAGCCTATAGACTCTTTCGGCACCTTCTTTCCTTGTGCTGATTGCCCGTTCTGGTTTGCTGCAACCTTTGTAGTATTGCTTAAACCATTCGACAAATTTGATTTTTTCAG
This genomic interval carries:
- the LOC113336106 gene encoding TPR repeat-containing thioredoxin TTL1-like — protein: MGEMAAPPEQYPQVDDIEKNRSGCGIGISNLYNGVFRRPKFWPMRRTSSTSSIPANPNDLLSLSSFSSYSKRRRGGSSDTAFLEAIKLADSPRLQPPQPQTRQPEVQKPITKQSHSNSPRSILKKSNLSNGLSNTTKVAANQNGQSAQGKKVPKESIGLSGELDLMIIDHQRSKAAAGGLVRASSSNVMLHGHLGNLRQPGAKNSNANGSNSTGNSVMGNIVRNNNKSSSYQKDQQSSPSGPNLCRALSTSRYDSGALKEMGNEEYKKGKFVEALALYDRAIAMNPEKASYRSNKSAALTGLGRILDAAVECKEAIRIDPSYHRAHHRLATLYLRLGDAETALHHFKNSGKEAKSSEINQAQSLQTHLKYCNEAKKQKDWNAVLQRTRFAISSCADSAPQIFALQAQALLKLSKHEEADALLMKAPAFDVDACTEFFGPSANAQLLQVRAQVDLASGRFDNAVALARKAVQLDSSNKEVNGVLRKARAVASARSQGNELFKASKFSEASAAYSEGLEYDPYNSILLCNRATCRSKLGQFERAIEDCTSALSVRPSYTKARLRRADCNGKLERWEASIQDYEKLIRETPGDEEVSRALFDAQVQLKKQRGEDVEGMKFGTDVIVITNHERFRHFVTSPGMSVVLFCNKHNDKQGLNFLEKLSKRYPSVNFLKVDVEEHPYISKSEEVSGGSLPTFKIYKNGSRVQDIPGNNHELLERSVQYYTT